Proteins found in one Serratia plymuthica genomic segment:
- the leuE gene encoding leucine efflux protein LeuE, producing the protein MLESFGVLNLWTYLAGVVFIIILPGPNTLYVLKTGVSRGVRAGYTAALGVFIGDAILIFCAYIGVASLIRTTPFLFTLVRFLGAIYLLFLGAKILYATFIQKNTAQQQQVEDSHSILRKSLTLSLTNPKAILFYVSFFVQFIDFNYAHTGLSFTILAVILESVSFIYMTTLIFSGAMLAHFFNHKKGLAKLGNGLIGLLFLGFATRLATLSS; encoded by the coding sequence GTGTTAGAAAGTTTTGGCGTCCTGAATCTCTGGACCTATCTGGCCGGGGTGGTTTTCATCATCATCCTGCCGGGCCCGAATACGCTGTACGTACTGAAAACCGGGGTTTCACGCGGCGTACGCGCCGGCTATACCGCTGCGCTGGGCGTGTTTATCGGCGATGCGATCCTGATCTTCTGCGCCTATATCGGCGTGGCTTCGTTGATCCGCACTACGCCGTTCCTGTTTACCCTGGTGCGTTTTCTCGGTGCGATTTACCTGCTGTTCCTGGGCGCAAAAATCCTCTACGCCACCTTTATCCAGAAAAACACAGCGCAGCAACAGCAGGTTGAAGACAGCCACAGCATCCTGCGCAAATCGCTGACGCTGAGTCTGACCAACCCGAAGGCGATTTTGTTTTATGTGTCGTTCTTCGTGCAGTTTATCGATTTCAACTATGCTCACACCGGCCTGTCGTTCACTATCCTGGCCGTGATCCTCGAGTCGGTCAGTTTTATCTACATGACCACGCTGATCTTCTCCGGCGCGATGCTGGCGCACTTCTTTAACCACAAGAAAGGGTTGGCAAAACTGGGCAACGGCCTGATTGGCCTGCTGTTCCTCGGCTTCGCCACCCGCCTGGCGACGCTCAGTTCGTAA
- the tehB gene encoding SAM-dependent methyltransferase TehB, translated as MNDLLCYKTLPQWNSATLPTSFQQQHNTQAGTWARLTLLSGALTFALMTQEGETTETWQFSPESQPPFIEPQQWHRIVSFSDDMICQLAFYCSPEDYYAKKYELTRTHSEVIEAARQIAPGKTLDLGCGGGRNSLYLNLKGFDVTAWDKHSPSIDKLNGIIDGEALSHIRAGTLDLNIHSFSGEYDFILSTVVFMFLNRERIPSLVQEMQKGTLSGGHNLIVAAMDTPDYPCNLPFPFTFKPGELKDYYRGWEILKYNEDVGQLHKTDAAGNRISLRFATLLARKP; from the coding sequence ATGAACGATCTGCTTTGTTATAAAACGCTGCCGCAATGGAACAGCGCAACGCTGCCGACCAGCTTCCAGCAACAACACAATACCCAGGCCGGCACCTGGGCCAGGCTTACTTTGCTGAGCGGCGCCCTCACCTTCGCGCTGATGACGCAAGAGGGCGAAACCACCGAAACCTGGCAGTTCAGCCCCGAGAGCCAACCGCCGTTTATCGAGCCGCAGCAATGGCACCGCATCGTTTCCTTCTCGGACGACATGATCTGCCAACTGGCTTTCTACTGTTCGCCGGAAGATTACTACGCTAAAAAGTATGAGCTGACGCGCACCCACTCGGAAGTGATCGAAGCCGCGCGGCAAATCGCCCCCGGCAAGACGCTGGATCTGGGCTGCGGCGGCGGGCGCAATTCGCTTTATCTCAACCTGAAAGGCTTTGACGTCACCGCCTGGGACAAACACTCGCCGTCGATTGACAAGCTCAACGGCATCATCGACGGCGAAGCCCTGTCGCACATCCGCGCCGGCACGCTGGATCTCAACATCCACTCTTTCAGCGGCGAATACGATTTTATTCTTTCTACCGTGGTGTTCATGTTCCTGAACCGGGAGCGGATCCCCTCGCTGGTGCAGGAGATGCAAAAGGGCACCCTCAGCGGCGGCCACAACCTGATCGTCGCGGCGATGGATACCCCGGATTACCCGTGCAACCTGCCCTTCCCGTTCACCTTTAAACCGGGGGAGCTTAAAGACTATTACCGGGGCTGGGAAATCCTCAAATACAACGAAGACGTTGGCCAACTGCACAAAACCGACGCCGCCGGCAACCGCATTTCCCTGCGTTTCGCCACGCTGCTGGCGCGTAAGCCCTAA